From Chryseobacterium joostei, the proteins below share one genomic window:
- a CDS encoding response regulator transcription factor: MKILIVEDETELSKSISEYLSGENYLCEIAETYTEAINKIELFHYDCILLDIMLPDGNGLKILEELKKQQKQDGVIIISAKNALDDKIAGLQMGADDYLTKPFHLSELMARVYSIIRRKQFSSSNVVNQNELQIDLLAKTVVVNNEIVSLTKKEFDLLIYFIGNKNKVISKSTLAEHLSGDFADMLDNHDFVYAHVKNLKKKLYDAGCEHYLKTVYGTGYKWEN, from the coding sequence ATGAAAATTCTAATTGTAGAAGATGAGACAGAATTGTCCAAAAGTATTTCGGAATATCTTTCTGGAGAAAATTATCTCTGTGAAATTGCCGAAACCTACACTGAAGCGATCAACAAAATAGAACTGTTTCATTATGATTGCATTCTACTGGACATTATGCTTCCTGATGGAAATGGGCTTAAGATTTTGGAGGAACTAAAAAAACAACAAAAACAGGATGGTGTGATTATCATTTCTGCCAAAAATGCGCTGGATGATAAGATCGCAGGTCTGCAGATGGGCGCGGATGATTATCTTACCAAGCCATTTCATCTTTCCGAATTAATGGCAAGAGTATATTCCATTATCCGTAGAAAACAGTTCAGTAGTTCCAATGTGGTTAATCAGAATGAGCTTCAGATTGATCTTCTGGCAAAAACAGTTGTGGTAAATAATGAAATTGTTTCCTTAACTAAAAAGGAATTTGATCTTCTTATTTATTTTATCGGAAATAAAAACAAAGTTATCTCCAAAAGTACATTGGCAGAGCATCTTTCCGGTGATTTTGCAGATATGCTTGACAATCATGATTTTGTATATGCACACGTAAAAAATCTTAAGAAAAAGCTATATGATGCAGGATGTGAACATTATCTTAAAACAGTGTATGGAACGGGATATAAGTGGGAAAACTAG
- a CDS encoding sensor histidine kinase produces MKPLLSKTTKPFLIYVLIVLMVSIPVYYFVVDTIWKSELDEHNQIIVEKTAYEFNQLKLSDEELEKSLQLWNQIQPETNIERISADHIKGDSIYTNERALPFISEQKKERYRCLRKVIYIQNKPYLFTIQTNIEESHETIAVIAMITVFFFVMIVVGLLYLNRKLSTSIWKPFRNTLDRLKTFNLNSQNKMEFPSSDTTEFEELNQALHKLIERNISIYKTQKEFTENASHELQTPLAIIKNKLDLLLQDQDLTERQYSIAEDMNKALTRSSRINKNLLLLAKIDNNQFDNSEVISFDHLLHQSIDLLQEHFEQKNISFEEKITSDIKVNGNSSLTEIMINNLIINAIRHTSPGGSIFIQLTDSSFEVSNSGTEKLDTDLLFKRFSKLSANNNGSGLGLSIIQEICKFHHWTVNYKFENCYHIFSVNL; encoded by the coding sequence TTGAAACCTTTATTAAGCAAAACAACCAAGCCTTTTCTTATCTACGTACTCATTGTACTGATGGTAAGTATTCCTGTATACTATTTTGTAGTAGATACCATCTGGAAAAGTGAACTGGATGAACATAATCAAATTATTGTAGAAAAAACAGCATACGAATTCAATCAGTTAAAACTATCTGACGAGGAACTAGAAAAAAGCCTTCAGCTATGGAATCAAATCCAACCGGAAACCAATATTGAAAGAATTTCTGCAGATCACATTAAAGGAGATAGTATATACACCAATGAAAGAGCTCTTCCATTTATATCTGAGCAAAAGAAAGAACGTTATAGATGTCTTAGAAAGGTAATTTATATTCAGAATAAACCCTACCTCTTTACCATACAAACCAATATTGAGGAATCGCACGAAACCATAGCTGTTATTGCAATGATTACAGTATTTTTCTTTGTAATGATTGTTGTAGGATTATTATATCTGAACAGAAAATTATCAACCTCTATCTGGAAACCGTTTAGAAATACATTAGACAGGCTGAAAACATTCAATCTCAACAGCCAGAATAAAATGGAGTTTCCTAGTTCTGACACAACCGAATTTGAAGAACTTAATCAAGCCCTTCATAAATTAATAGAGCGCAACATTTCTATTTATAAAACCCAAAAGGAATTTACTGAAAATGCGTCCCACGAATTACAGACTCCGCTAGCCATTATTAAAAACAAACTGGATCTTCTCCTTCAGGATCAGGATCTCACCGAAAGGCAATACAGCATTGCCGAAGATATGAATAAGGCACTTACCAGAAGCTCCCGAATCAACAAAAACCTTTTGTTATTGGCTAAAATCGACAATAATCAGTTTGATAATTCTGAAGTTATTTCATTTGATCATTTACTTCATCAAAGTATTGATCTTCTGCAGGAACATTTTGAACAGAAAAATATATCTTTCGAAGAGAAGATTACTTCTGATATAAAGGTAAATGGAAATAGCAGTTTGACGGAGATTATGATCAACAACCTCATCATCAATGCCATCCGCCATACTTCGCCAGGGGGCTCCATTTTTATACAATTAACAGATTCTTCTTTTGAAGTTTCCAATTCAGGCACAGAAAAACTGGATACAGATTTATTATTTAAAAGATTTTCCAAACTATCAGCTAATAATAATGGAAGTGGGCTAGGGTTATCCATTATTCAGGAAATCTGTAAATTTCATCACTGGACTGTCAATTATAAGTTCGAAAATTGCTACCATATTTTTTCTGTCAATTTATAA
- a CDS encoding sulfite exporter TauE/SafE family protein has product MILKIALLFAGTILAFWISAICGGGASLILIPILNLLLPTSLVPFSLTVGTLTSSASRIAVFKQHINWKIFLWFVPFSIPAVLLGAYLIKYVNPNYLQLIVAFFLIANLPQLFASKNKPVETNKEYPKSALALIGFSAGFISGITGAVGLLFNRFYLKFSLKKEEIVATRAANEVFLHLIKLIIYISLGLYSKTALWLGIAIAVAAIVSSYTVKYILPHLSENLFKKIGYAAMVISGITLLTSTSGRIIEQDQIAINTSSTAKKNTYTMNWKDTRIVLEYKVNGGVEIEKSVKPEELSGQLKEKYHALIEHYDEVHIEKVYALGKNTAHEFYCYKNNVLTKFKA; this is encoded by the coding sequence ATGATTTTAAAAATTGCCCTTTTATTCGCAGGAACTATACTTGCATTCTGGATCAGCGCTATTTGTGGAGGCGGTGCAAGTCTTATTTTGATTCCTATCCTGAATCTGCTGCTTCCAACTTCTTTGGTTCCTTTTTCTTTAACAGTTGGAACCCTTACAAGCTCAGCCTCCCGTATTGCCGTATTCAAACAGCATATCAACTGGAAAATATTCTTATGGTTTGTTCCGTTTTCCATTCCCGCTGTACTGCTGGGTGCTTATTTGATTAAATATGTGAATCCAAATTATCTGCAGCTTATTGTGGCATTCTTCCTGATTGCCAATCTTCCTCAACTTTTCGCTTCGAAAAATAAACCGGTAGAAACTAACAAAGAATATCCTAAATCTGCATTAGCACTTATTGGCTTTTCTGCAGGTTTCATTTCAGGAATTACGGGTGCAGTAGGTCTTCTTTTCAACCGTTTTTATCTGAAATTCAGCCTTAAAAAAGAGGAAATTGTAGCAACCCGTGCTGCCAATGAGGTATTTCTTCATCTTATTAAGCTTATTATTTATATCTCATTGGGATTATATTCCAAAACAGCATTGTGGCTTGGGATTGCCATTGCAGTAGCAGCCATTGTCTCTTCTTATACTGTAAAATACATTCTTCCTCATCTTAGTGAAAATCTGTTCAAAAAAATTGGATATGCAGCCATGGTAATATCAGGAATTACTTTATTAACAAGTACATCGGGAAGAATTATTGAACAGGACCAAATTGCAATTAATACCTCATCCACAGCAAAGAAAAACACCTATACCATGAACTGGAAAGATACCCGTATTGTTCTGGAATATAAAGTTAATGGAGGGGTAGAAATTGAGAAAAGCGTAAAGCCGGAGGAATTATCCGGACAGCTCAAAGAGAAATATCACGCACTGATAGAACATTATGACGAGGTTCATATTGAAAAAGTTTATGCACTAGGGAAAAATACAGCCCATGAATTTTATTGCTATAAAAATAATGTGCTTACAAAGTTCAAAGCCTAA
- a CDS encoding COG4705 family protein has product MRTINKVAAVTTLFWFMKIVATTLGETLGDFISMTLNLGYTVGILITLFFFILILSVQLNVKKYIPAVYWTVIIGTTTLGTEISDFIDRTLKAGYLVGSLLLLSGLLTSLFLWYKKYGNLEVYPIFERNKEFYYWTAILFSNSLGTAFGDFLSDNLGLGYMTGALITGFIILIVVLLHYFTKINHVILFWIAFVFTRPFGATFGDLLTKPLAKGGLDLGTVNASLISLALMVLMILISQRKQKKELPFQS; this is encoded by the coding sequence ATGAGAACGATAAACAAAGTAGCAGCTGTCACTACACTTTTCTGGTTCATGAAGATTGTAGCCACCACATTGGGGGAAACTTTAGGGGATTTTATTTCCATGACCTTAAATCTGGGATATACTGTGGGAATTCTCATCACTTTATTTTTTTTCATCCTGATATTATCTGTACAGCTTAATGTCAAAAAGTATATTCCGGCTGTGTACTGGACGGTCATTATCGGAACAACAACCTTAGGGACGGAAATTTCAGATTTCATTGACAGAACTTTGAAAGCCGGATATCTGGTAGGCAGTTTACTTCTTCTTTCCGGACTTTTAACTTCACTTTTTTTATGGTATAAAAAGTATGGCAATCTTGAAGTGTATCCAATTTTTGAAAGAAATAAAGAATTTTATTATTGGACTGCCATATTATTTTCAAATAGTCTGGGAACAGCATTTGGGGATTTCCTTAGTGATAACCTAGGATTAGGATATATGACAGGAGCTCTCATTACCGGTTTCATTATTCTGATCGTGGTATTGCTTCATTATTTCACCAAGATTAATCATGTTATTTTGTTTTGGATTGCATTTGTATTTACCAGACCATTTGGAGCCACGTTTGGAGATCTACTAACAAAACCTCTTGCAAAAGGCGGGCTTGATTTGGGAACGGTAAATGCCTCACTCATATCTCTTGCCTTAATGGTTCTTATGATACTTATTTCACAGAGAAAACAAAAGAAAGAACTTCCTTTTCAATCATAA
- a CDS encoding TonB-dependent receptor, whose amino-acid sequence MNRKKLLLFPTVAISSIITAQVTSVTVSGRVTTKDKTMLPYANIILKKEKDTAFIAGTFTNEEGRFSITGIKPDHYLLETSMAGYDLQKQPVFIGSLSEFLEIPPIELTAKKESETKIEEVVLSASKKNEIGNQLDKKTYSVADNISQSGGSVLQSMQNLPGITVQDGKVQLRGNDKVTVLIDGRQTAITGFGSQTGLDNIPSSSIDKIEIINNPSSKYDANGNAGIINIIMKKNKQNGWNGKIGFTAGLGSLWVRKENLPTIRPQYTLTPKINPSLSLNYRKNKINVFLQADNLYTETLNKNEFVTRTYDDGTIINSQLKRNRNTNFFTTKAGIDWNIDAQNTLTISGMYGSEKIIDRGDQPFFNGDKSQRLRLWQFLEDELKTTVMGTASYQHKFKEAGHLLNVGFNYTFHREDEKYFYDNYLPASTGTDAFKLLSDEQVYDFNVDYVKPLKYGRIETGIKLRSRSIPTNMNFIPGANSVLDVAAGGKADYKEFIPAVYGNYIFENEKWEAELGLRLEYVRIEYDVNPNHPTYKSDGYNYTQPFPNFRLAYKLNDHNKFSIFYNRRVDRPNEVDIRIFPKYDDAEIIKVGNPALRPQFTNSIELGYKYNWDNGYLYSALYHRFANGTITRISSTVPDSNLIYAIFQNAGKSYNTGLEAIWNQKVSEVYSFNINGNMYRNQINAFSVQNLYPKPNIFSADKQSAVSGNVKLNNIFHFSKGLNAQITAVYLAPDIIPQGRIKSRFSMDIGLKKAIQKGKGELFLNASDLLNTMLIKKNIQGMGFAYTSNDYYETQVVRLGYSYKF is encoded by the coding sequence ATGAATAGAAAGAAACTCTTACTTTTTCCGACCGTTGCCATTTCTTCCATCATTACGGCACAAGTTACTTCAGTAACGGTATCCGGAAGAGTTACTACCAAGGATAAGACCATGTTGCCTTATGCCAATATTATTTTAAAAAAGGAAAAAGACACTGCGTTTATAGCCGGAACATTTACTAATGAAGAAGGAAGATTTTCCATTACAGGGATAAAACCGGACCATTATCTTTTGGAAACTTCCATGGCAGGTTATGATCTGCAAAAGCAGCCCGTTTTTATAGGAAGTCTTTCTGAGTTTTTAGAAATTCCTCCTATTGAACTGACCGCCAAAAAAGAAAGTGAAACAAAAATTGAAGAAGTTGTTTTATCTGCTTCCAAAAAGAATGAAATAGGAAATCAGCTTGATAAAAAAACATACTCTGTAGCAGACAATATCAGCCAAAGTGGTGGATCTGTATTGCAAAGTATGCAAAATTTACCCGGAATAACAGTACAGGACGGTAAGGTACAACTTAGAGGAAATGATAAAGTAACGGTTCTGATTGACGGCAGACAAACTGCAATTACCGGATTTGGAAGCCAGACAGGACTTGATAATATCCCATCTTCTTCCATTGATAAAATTGAGATCATCAATAATCCCTCATCAAAATATGATGCAAACGGGAATGCGGGAATCATCAATATTATCATGAAAAAAAATAAGCAAAATGGATGGAATGGTAAGATAGGCTTTACCGCAGGTTTGGGTTCATTATGGGTAAGAAAAGAGAATCTACCAACCATAAGACCTCAATACACTTTAACTCCAAAAATCAATCCATCACTTTCTCTTAATTACAGAAAAAATAAGATCAATGTATTTTTACAGGCCGATAATCTGTACACTGAGACGCTTAACAAAAATGAGTTTGTCACCCGTACTTATGATGATGGAACCATCATTAATTCACAGTTGAAAAGAAACAGAAATACGAATTTCTTCACCACAAAAGCAGGAATAGACTGGAATATTGATGCTCAAAATACATTAACAATCTCAGGGATGTATGGGAGTGAAAAAATCATAGATCGTGGAGATCAGCCTTTCTTTAATGGAGATAAGTCCCAACGTCTTCGTCTTTGGCAATTTTTAGAAGATGAATTGAAAACTACGGTGATGGGTACAGCTTCTTATCAACATAAATTCAAGGAAGCGGGGCATTTATTGAATGTTGGTTTCAACTATACCTTTCACAGAGAGGACGAAAAGTATTTCTATGATAATTATTTGCCAGCTTCTACAGGAACCGATGCTTTTAAGCTATTGTCTGATGAACAGGTTTATGACTTCAATGTTGATTATGTAAAGCCTTTAAAATATGGTAGAATTGAAACAGGGATTAAATTGAGAAGCAGAAGCATCCCAACCAACATGAATTTTATCCCCGGAGCAAACTCTGTATTGGATGTTGCCGCTGGCGGAAAAGCAGATTATAAAGAATTTATTCCTGCCGTATATGGAAACTATATTTTTGAAAATGAAAAATGGGAAGCAGAACTTGGGTTACGACTGGAGTATGTAAGAATAGAATATGACGTAAATCCTAACCATCCCACTTATAAAAGTGATGGATACAATTATACGCAGCCATTTCCCAATTTTAGACTAGCCTATAAGCTCAATGACCATAATAAATTTTCCATTTTTTATAACAGGAGGGTAGACCGTCCTAATGAAGTGGATATCCGAATTTTTCCAAAATATGATGACGCAGAGATTATTAAGGTAGGAAATCCTGCACTCAGACCTCAGTTTACCAACTCTATTGAATTGGGATATAAGTACAACTGGGATAACGGATATCTATATTCTGCCCTATATCATCGCTTTGCCAATGGAACCATCACTAGAATTTCGAGTACGGTTCCGGACAGCAATCTTATCTATGCCATATTCCAAAATGCGGGAAAAAGCTACAATACCGGGTTAGAAGCTATATGGAACCAAAAAGTATCGGAGGTGTATTCATTCAATATCAACGGAAATATGTACCGTAACCAGATTAATGCATTCTCTGTACAAAATCTGTATCCGAAGCCTAATATTTTTTCTGCAGACAAACAATCTGCAGTTTCCGGAAATGTAAAGCTGAATAATATCTTTCATTTTTCAAAAGGATTAAATGCTCAGATTACCGCTGTTTATCTGGCTCCCGACATTATTCCTCAGGGAAGAATAAAATCCAGATTTTCAATGGATATAGGATTGAAGAAAGCAATACAGAAAGGAAAAGGAGAACTGTTTCTAAATGCTTCAGATTTACTCAACACCATGCTTATTAAGAAAAATATTCAGGGAATGGGATTCGCTTATACGAGTAATGATTATTATGAAACCCAGGTAGTAAGGCTGGGATACAGTTATAAATTTTAA
- a CDS encoding phosphatase PAP2 family protein: MKICHSKTLIYLFALISVFSRVNAQSNNDTISVQEPKQDSILSIKANKLNYKSLIVPAVLISYGIAGLTMNNVKQLNVSTRTEIGEHQPTRMKLDNYTQYAPAVMVYGLNAVGIKGKHNLRDRTIIYASSQLIVAAFTMPLKYLVKEERPDGSNTLSFPSGHAATAFSSAQFMFREYKDTNFWLSLSGYPFAIFTGVYRMVNDKHWLGDVVAGAGFGILSTELAYWLFPRIDNLLRGKGKSKNTLSSSMIMPFYQNKTVGIGFVKNF, translated from the coding sequence ATGAAAATCTGCCATTCAAAAACATTGATTTATCTATTCGCTTTGATTTCTGTTTTCAGCAGAGTCAACGCTCAGAGTAATAATGACACGATTTCTGTTCAGGAACCTAAACAGGATAGTATTTTAAGCATTAAGGCAAATAAATTGAATTATAAAAGCCTTATTGTTCCTGCTGTTTTAATCTCTTACGGAATAGCAGGCCTGACAATGAACAATGTGAAGCAGCTGAATGTTTCTACCCGAACAGAGATCGGCGAACATCAGCCTACACGTATGAAACTAGATAATTATACACAGTATGCTCCTGCCGTAATGGTATACGGGCTTAATGCTGTTGGTATAAAAGGAAAACATAACCTGCGGGACCGCACCATTATTTATGCTTCTTCACAACTTATTGTAGCAGCATTTACAATGCCTTTGAAGTATCTGGTAAAAGAAGAAAGGCCCGACGGGTCAAATACATTGTCCTTTCCATCGGGGCACGCAGCTACTGCCTTTTCATCTGCTCAATTTATGTTCAGAGAATATAAGGACACTAATTTTTGGCTAAGTCTTTCCGGATATCCGTTTGCTATCTTTACCGGAGTATATCGGATGGTAAATGATAAACACTGGCTGGGAGATGTAGTTGCAGGCGCCGGATTTGGAATCCTCTCTACAGAATTGGCATACTGGCTGTTTCCAAGGATTGATAATTTACTACGAGGAAAAGGCAAGAGTAAAAATACATTATCTTCCTCTATGATAATGCCATTCTACCAGAATAAAACGGTAGGAATAGGATTTGTAAAGAACTTTTAA
- a CDS encoding SDR family oxidoreductase translates to MSNYYNDKVVWITGASSGIGEALVKELAKTSNAKIILSSRKEEQLYEIAESEGLTVSQYAVIPLDLNNYKNMPDIASKAVASFGKIDILINNAGLSQRSLAMETDIEVDKHLMDVDFIGTVALTKAILPYMIKNGGGQIAVVSSLMGIFGAPMRSGYAAAKHALHGFFDALRAELYDKNIAVTIICPGFIQTNISIHAVTGDGSTQGTMDDATMKGMPVDVFAKKMLSAIAKRKNQKAIGGKEVMAVYLKRFFPALLARIIRKAKVV, encoded by the coding sequence ATGAGCAATTATTATAATGATAAGGTGGTCTGGATTACAGGAGCTTCTTCAGGAATTGGTGAAGCCTTGGTAAAGGAGTTGGCCAAAACCAGTAATGCTAAAATTATTCTTTCATCCAGAAAAGAAGAACAGCTGTATGAGATTGCAGAAAGTGAAGGCCTCACCGTAAGCCAATATGCGGTGATTCCTTTAGATTTAAATAATTATAAGAATATGCCTGATATTGCATCTAAGGCTGTTGCATCTTTTGGTAAAATAGATATTCTCATTAATAATGCAGGATTATCCCAGCGCTCTCTGGCAATGGAAACTGATATTGAAGTGGATAAACACTTAATGGATGTTGACTTTATCGGAACAGTAGCTTTAACCAAGGCTATTCTTCCCTACATGATAAAAAATGGTGGCGGGCAGATTGCGGTGGTTTCCAGCCTGATGGGAATATTCGGTGCTCCTATGCGTAGTGGATATGCCGCTGCCAAACATGCCTTACATGGGTTCTTTGATGCTCTTCGAGCCGAATTATATGATAAAAATATTGCCGTTACAATCATTTGTCCGGGCTTTATACAGACTAATATCTCCATACATGCGGTTACAGGGGACGGTTCTACACAGGGAACGATGGACGATGCTACCATGAAAGGAATGCCCGTGGACGTTTTTGCTAAAAAAATGCTGTCTGCCATTGCTAAAAGGAAAAATCAAAAAGCCATTGGTGGAAAGGAAGTTATGGCAGTTTATTTAAAGAGATTTTTTCCTGCATTATTGGCGAGGATTATCCGTAAAGCAAAGGTCGTCTAG
- a CDS encoding FAD-binding dehydrogenase, giving the protein MEETFQPDAIIIGTGLAGLTAAMEITNAGKKVLLLDQETEQNIGGQAFWSFGGLFLINSPQQRRMGIKDSYELALQDWKGTAGFDRNEDYWPRKWAEAYLKFAAGEKYEYISKLGIKLMFMVGWAERGDGSATGHGNSVPRFHVSWGTGTGVIRPFVEKAYEAQKKGLLQMKFRHRVIELITENGKIKGLKGDILQDDDKERGVETNRNVISQFEYTASHIIIASGGIGANHELVRKNWPERLGSPPENMVCGVPAYVDGKMIGIAENAGADIINRDRMWHYTEGLQNWDPIWPNHGIRILPGPSSLWFDAKGNRLPAPFLPGFDTLGTLKYIQDTGYSYSWFILTQKIIKKEFALSGSEQNPDITNKDYGLFLKRIFGKKAPGPVEAFKEHGKDFIVSDNLKNLVEKMNELSGDHLLNYEKIKAQIEARDRELDNKFSKDTQVNYIRNTRNYLGYKLGRVAAPHKILSPENGPLIAVRLNILTRKTLGGIKTNLNGQVLKEDESIIEGLYAAGEAAGFGGGGMHGYRALEGTFLGGCIFSGMKAGKYIAGLK; this is encoded by the coding sequence ATGGAAGAAACATTTCAGCCAGATGCTATAATTATAGGAACCGGATTAGCAGGACTTACTGCTGCGATGGAAATAACCAATGCAGGGAAAAAAGTTCTGTTGCTGGATCAGGAAACCGAACAGAATATTGGTGGGCAGGCATTCTGGTCATTTGGAGGTCTTTTTCTTATTAATTCTCCACAACAAAGAAGAATGGGAATCAAGGATTCTTATGAACTTGCCTTACAGGACTGGAAAGGCACCGCAGGCTTTGACCGTAATGAAGATTACTGGCCCCGTAAGTGGGCTGAAGCTTATCTTAAGTTTGCAGCCGGTGAAAAATATGAATACATTTCCAAGCTGGGAATCAAGCTGATGTTTATGGTAGGATGGGCAGAACGTGGTGACGGATCTGCTACCGGCCACGGAAATTCTGTGCCTCGTTTTCATGTGAGTTGGGGAACCGGAACCGGAGTCATAAGACCTTTTGTGGAAAAAGCGTATGAAGCTCAGAAAAAAGGGCTGTTACAGATGAAATTCCGGCATCGTGTTATTGAATTGATTACAGAAAATGGAAAAATAAAAGGCCTTAAAGGAGATATTCTGCAAGATGATGATAAGGAAAGAGGTGTTGAAACCAATAGAAATGTAATCTCACAGTTTGAATATACAGCATCTCATATCATCATTGCTTCAGGAGGAATAGGTGCCAACCATGAGCTGGTCCGAAAGAATTGGCCTGAAAGGCTCGGCAGCCCTCCCGAAAATATGGTTTGTGGAGTTCCTGCCTATGTGGATGGAAAGATGATTGGTATTGCGGAAAATGCAGGAGCAGACATCATTAACCGCGATAGAATGTGGCACTATACAGAAGGATTACAAAACTGGGATCCAATCTGGCCCAACCACGGAATCCGAATACTGCCAGGGCCCTCTTCCCTATGGTTTGATGCAAAGGGAAACCGCCTTCCCGCCCCTTTCCTACCGGGATTTGATACATTAGGAACCTTGAAGTACATACAGGATACTGGATATTCTTATTCATGGTTTATTTTGACTCAAAAAATTATTAAGAAAGAATTTGCCTTGTCGGGTTCAGAGCAAAATCCTGATATCACCAATAAAGACTATGGTCTCTTTCTGAAAAGGATCTTTGGAAAAAAGGCACCTGGTCCGGTAGAAGCCTTTAAAGAACATGGTAAAGATTTTATTGTATCGGATAATTTGAAAAATCTGGTTGAGAAAATGAATGAGCTTTCCGGAGATCATCTCCTGAACTATGAAAAAATAAAAGCACAGATTGAAGCAAGAGATCGAGAATTGGACAATAAATTCTCTAAGGATACACAGGTTAATTACATACGGAATACCAGAAATTATTTAGGTTATAAACTCGGACGTGTTGCAGCTCCACATAAAATCCTTTCCCCGGAAAATGGGCCTTTAATTGCAGTACGTCTTAATATTTTAACCCGAAAAACCTTAGGCGGAATAAAAACAAATCTGAACGGACAGGTTCTAAAAGAAGATGAAAGCATTATTGAAGGCCTTTATGCAGCAGGAGAAGCCGCGGGCTTTGGCGGTGGCGGAATGCATGGCTACCGTGCTTTGGAAGGAACATTTCTTGGGGGATGTATTTTTTCAGGAATGAAGGCTGGAAAGTATATTGCCGGATTAAAGTAA
- a CDS encoding rhodanese-like domain-containing protein, with translation MKYLFIMVCFVCSIFGQAQQTQNPWKDSQLMDPALLASRIVKHKTKDLLIISVGPEAIIKGSVDIGPTHEPENLEKLRNYLKDIPKNKEIVIYCGCCPFVKCPNIRPAFNLLMEMGFKNAKLLNLPKNIKTDWLDKDYPTND, from the coding sequence ATGAAGTATTTGTTTATTATGGTATGCTTTGTCTGCTCAATTTTTGGCCAGGCACAGCAAACACAGAATCCATGGAAAGACAGCCAGCTGATGGATCCTGCATTATTGGCTTCCAGAATTGTAAAGCACAAGACCAAGGATCTGTTAATCATTTCAGTAGGTCCTGAGGCCATCATTAAGGGTTCTGTAGATATCGGGCCAACTCATGAGCCTGAAAATCTTGAAAAATTAAGAAATTATCTTAAGGATATTCCTAAAAATAAGGAAATTGTGATTTATTGTGGATGCTGCCCTTTTGTAAAGTGCCCCAATATTCGACCTGCCTTTAACCTTTTAATGGAAATGGGCTTTAAAAATGCAAAACTTTTGAATCTTCCCAAAAACATCAAAACGGATTGGCTAGATAAAGACTATCCAACAAATGATTAA
- a CDS encoding TlpA family protein disulfide reductase yields the protein MRTHFTVLLFIIFSGYALAQNSKIEIGKKAPEITMPKVDGSSFSLSTLKGKLVLIDFWATWCGPCVEEQPELKTLYDTYAEQVKSNKFEILGVSLDKNKDSWKKAIDRFKINWLQISDLKFWKSPVAKSYEVDELPFNVIIDGEGTIIAKNLHGKELEEFLKKSLSQN from the coding sequence ATGAGAACTCACTTTACAGTATTACTTTTCATCATTTTTTCAGGATATGCACTGGCCCAAAACAGTAAAATAGAAATTGGGAAGAAAGCTCCTGAAATTACAATGCCCAAGGTGGATGGAAGTTCATTTTCACTTTCAACATTAAAAGGAAAATTAGTACTTATCGATTTTTGGGCAACCTGGTGTGGCCCTTGTGTAGAAGAACAGCCTGAACTGAAAACGTTGTATGACACCTACGCTGAACAGGTAAAGAGCAATAAGTTTGAAATCCTTGGGGTTTCTCTGGATAAAAATAAAGACAGCTGGAAGAAAGCAATAGATCGTTTTAAGATCAATTGGTTACAAATCAGCGATCTGAAGTTCTGGAAAAGTCCGGTGGCAAAATCCTATGAAGTTGATGAACTCCCTTTTAATGTCATTATTGATGGTGAGGGGACTATCATTGCTAAAAATCTTCATGGTAAAGAATTGGAGGAATTTTTAAAAAAATCCTTAAGCCAAAACTAG